In the genome of Halostella limicola, one region contains:
- a CDS encoding TIGR03557 family F420-dependent LLM class oxidoreductase: protein MPEFGFALSSELHGPNELVEYAGRAEELGFDYLTISDHFHPWISAQGESPFVWGTLGGVAQEIDDIPIATGVTAPIMRIHPAIVAQAAATAATMLPGEFSLGVGTGENLNEHVLGDHWAEHEVRLEMLEEAVEVIRKLWTGENVSHHGKHYDVENARVYTLPDETPDIPVSAYGPKSAESAAEIGDGLVTVGPQEEVVETYEDAGGDGPRYAQMTVSYAETEDEAVEAAYERWPTTALTGDLNTELATPKHFEQACEMIEPEDIREGSTPTDPDPDTHVENVEEFVDAGFERVTLHQVAPDVEGFLEFYAEDVMPSF, encoded by the coding sequence ATGCCTGAATTCGGATTCGCACTGTCGAGCGAACTGCACGGGCCGAACGAACTGGTCGAGTACGCCGGCCGCGCCGAGGAACTCGGCTTCGACTACCTGACGATCTCGGACCACTTCCACCCCTGGATCAGCGCGCAGGGCGAGAGCCCGTTCGTCTGGGGGACGCTGGGCGGCGTCGCGCAGGAGATAGACGACATCCCGATCGCGACGGGCGTCACCGCGCCGATCATGCGCATCCACCCGGCGATCGTCGCGCAGGCGGCGGCGACGGCGGCGACGATGCTCCCCGGCGAGTTCTCGCTCGGCGTCGGCACCGGCGAGAACCTGAACGAGCACGTCCTCGGCGACCACTGGGCCGAGCACGAGGTCCGCCTGGAGATGCTGGAGGAGGCCGTCGAGGTGATCCGGAAGCTCTGGACGGGCGAGAACGTCAGCCACCACGGGAAGCACTACGACGTCGAGAACGCCCGGGTGTACACCCTGCCCGACGAGACCCCGGACATCCCCGTCTCGGCGTACGGCCCGAAGTCGGCTGAGTCCGCTGCAGAGATCGGCGACGGACTCGTCACCGTCGGTCCGCAGGAGGAGGTCGTCGAGACCTACGAGGACGCGGGCGGCGACGGGCCCCGGTACGCCCAGATGACCGTCTCCTATGCCGAGACGGAGGACGAGGCCGTCGAGGCCGCCTACGAGCGCTGGCCGACCACGGCGCTGACGGGCGATCTCAACACCGAACTGGCGACGCCGAAGCACTTCGAGCAGGCCTGCGAGATGATCGAGCCCGAGGACATCCGCGAGGGGAGCACCCCGACCGACCCCGACCCGGACACTCACGTCGAGAACGTCGAGGAGTTCGTCGACGCCGGCTTCGAGCGCGTCACGCTCCACCAGGTCGCCCCCGACGTGGAGGGGTTCCTCGAGTTCTACGCCGAGGACGTGATGCCCTCGTTCTGA